From [Clostridium] symbiosum, a single genomic window includes:
- a CDS encoding YbaK/EbsC family protein, giving the protein MSIERAREHMKKWGMEDKILEFETSSATVELAALAVGCEPARIAKTLSFKIGEDAILIVTAGDAKIDNHKYKEQFSVKAKMLSPDEVTEKIGHGIGGVCPFGINEGVKVYLDESMKRFETVFPACGSSNSAIELTMEELERCSGYEMWVDVCKLG; this is encoded by the coding sequence ATGTCAATTGAACGTGCAAGGGAACATATGAAAAAATGGGGAATGGAGGACAAGATCCTGGAATTTGAGACGTCCAGCGCCACGGTGGAACTGGCGGCCCTGGCGGTCGGCTGCGAGCCGGCCAGGATTGCAAAGACGCTGTCCTTTAAGATCGGCGAAGACGCGATTCTGATCGTTACAGCGGGCGACGCCAAGATCGATAATCACAAATACAAAGAACAGTTTTCGGTCAAAGCCAAGATGCTTTCACCGGACGAGGTGACGGAGAAGATTGGACATGGAATCGGCGGCGTATGTCCCTTCGGCATTAATGAAGGGGTAAAGGTCTACCTGGACGAATCGATGAAACGCTTTGAGACGGTATTTCCGGCATGCGGAAGCAGCAACAGCGCGATAGAGCTGACGATGGAGGAGCTGGAGCGCTGTTCCGGGTATGAGATGTGGGTTGATGTGTGTAAGCTGGGATAG
- a CDS encoding ABC transporter ATP-binding protein, producing the protein MKRYKKYVTPYLSAFIIGPLMMLTEVFGEIMLPKLMSMIINNGVAQRDAGYIIRIGFVMILTTVLMAAGGILGAYFSAKASISFTSDLRKDVFSRVQQFSFKNIDEFSTGSLVTRLTNDIQQVQNVMMMGLRLMLRAPGMLIGALIMAFLMNARLAVIILIVIPLLTAAIATILRLAFPRFEVMQKKLDRLNSGIQEVLTNVRVVKSFVREDYESDRFKVMNADLKESSLKAMRIVIATMPVMMLAMNVTTIAVVWYGGNIIIAGEMAVGDLTAFTTYIVQILMSLMMLSMVFLQSSRAMASVKRINEVMDTEIDLTDADAGRKDALVTEGRVEFKDVCFSYGNDRDYVLEHIDFQVKGGETVGIIGSTGSGKTSLVQLIPRLYEATSGQVLIDGIDVRDYSLKHLRDGVGMVLQKNVLFSGTIEENLKWGNEEADMETVRLAAESAQADGFVTSFAQGYGTEMGQGGVNVSGGQKQRLCIARALLKKPKILILDDSTSAVDTATEAGIRKAFRTALKDTTKFIIAQRISSVEDADKIIVLDDGKIIGMGRHGELLASCEAYREIYETQYGRKSGGEEESGKNAEAPAQAATDGNGRQEVQA; encoded by the coding sequence ATGAAGAGATATAAAAAATATGTCACGCCGTATCTGAGCGCCTTTATCATCGGGCCGCTTATGATGCTGACGGAGGTGTTCGGAGAGATTATGCTTCCAAAACTGATGTCCATGATTATCAACAACGGTGTGGCGCAGCGTGATGCGGGTTATATTATCAGAATCGGATTTGTGATGATTCTGACTACGGTGCTGATGGCGGCGGGAGGAATCCTGGGCGCCTATTTTTCAGCTAAGGCCTCCATCAGTTTCACCAGTGATTTGAGGAAGGATGTATTTTCCAGAGTCCAGCAGTTTTCATTTAAAAATATCGATGAATTCAGCACGGGTTCCCTGGTCACCAGACTGACCAATGATATTCAGCAGGTCCAGAACGTCATGATGATGGGACTGCGCCTGATGCTGCGCGCTCCCGGAATGCTGATTGGGGCGCTTATCATGGCATTTCTGATGAATGCGCGTCTGGCGGTAATCATTCTGATTGTCATCCCGCTTCTGACGGCGGCGATTGCAACGATACTGAGGCTGGCGTTCCCGCGGTTTGAGGTGATGCAGAAGAAACTGGACCGTCTCAACAGCGGCATACAGGAAGTCCTGACCAATGTCAGGGTAGTGAAATCCTTCGTCAGGGAGGATTATGAAAGTGACCGCTTCAAAGTGATGAATGCGGACTTAAAGGAGAGCAGTTTAAAGGCGATGCGTATCGTCATTGCAACGATGCCTGTCATGATGCTGGCAATGAATGTGACGACAATCGCCGTTGTCTGGTACGGAGGCAATATTATTATTGCAGGAGAGATGGCGGTTGGGGATCTGACCGCATTTACCACCTATATTGTACAGATCCTGATGTCCTTAATGATGCTGTCCATGGTGTTTTTACAGAGTTCCAGAGCCATGGCGTCGGTAAAACGTATCAACGAGGTCATGGATACCGAAATCGATCTGACCGATGCGGACGCGGGCAGAAAGGATGCTCTTGTTACGGAAGGGCGGGTAGAGTTTAAGGACGTCTGTTTTTCCTATGGCAATGACCGGGATTACGTCCTGGAGCATATTGATTTCCAGGTGAAGGGAGGCGAGACGGTGGGAATTATCGGTTCCACCGGAAGCGGCAAGACGTCCCTGGTACAGCTCATACCAAGGCTTTATGAGGCCACGTCGGGGCAGGTGCTGATCGATGGGATCGATGTGAGGGATTACTCGCTGAAACATCTGAGGGACGGCGTGGGCATGGTGCTTCAGAAAAACGTACTGTTCTCCGGCACCATTGAAGAAAACTTAAAATGGGGCAATGAGGAGGCCGATATGGAGACGGTCAGGCTGGCGGCGGAGAGCGCCCAGGCGGACGGTTTTGTGACCTCATTTGCCCAGGGATACGGCACGGAAATGGGTCAGGGCGGCGTCAATGTGTCAGGCGGACAGAAGCAGAGGCTCTGCATTGCCAGGGCGCTCCTGAAAAAACCGAAAATCCTGATCCTGGACGACAGCACCAGCGCCGTGGATACAGCCACGGAAGCCGGGATACGAAAGGCATTCAGGACAGCGCTAAAAGACACGACGAAATTCATCATTGCACAGAGAATCAGCTCCGTGGAGGATGCCGACAAGATTATTGTACTGGATGACGGAAAGATCATCGGTATGGGAAGGCACGGCGAACTCCTCGCCTCCTGTGAGGCCTACAGGGAGATTTATGAAACCCAGTACGGCAGAAAGAGCGGCGGTGAAGAGGAGAGCGGCAAAAACGCGGAAGCGCCGGCACAGGCAGCGACGGACGGAAACGGCAGACAGGAGGTGCAGGCATGA
- a CDS encoding helix-turn-helix transcriptional regulator: MYEELFYKRLIELRLNKGVSARDMSLSIGQSAGYINSLENKKGMPSLTVLFYICEYLGVTPSEFFDEGNGYPAELKEIMEDLRHLNRSYLQNIGVIIKGLRK, translated from the coding sequence ATGTACGAAGAATTATTTTATAAAAGATTAATTGAATTGCGTTTGAATAAAGGTGTCTCAGCCCGCGATATGAGCCTTTCCATCGGTCAGAGCGCGGGATATATTAACTCGCTTGAAAATAAAAAAGGCATGCCGTCTCTGACCGTTCTTTTTTATATCTGTGAATATCTGGGTGTCACTCCCTCGGAATTCTTTGATGAGGGAAACGGATATCCCGCCGAACTGAAAGAGATTATGGAAGATTTGCGCCACCTCAACCGGTCCTACCTGCAGAATATCGGGGTGATTATAAAGGGACTGCGCAAGTGA
- a CDS encoding helix-turn-helix transcriptional regulator yields the protein MQICEATVKRIRELLKRDRLTLYALSYKTGMPLSTLKCILNGRSKNPGIVNIQKIAEGFNMSIREFYACDLFNNLDQED from the coding sequence ATGCAGATATGTGAGGCGACTGTGAAAAGGATCAGGGAGCTTCTCAAAAGGGACCGGCTCACTTTGTATGCCCTGTCGTATAAGACCGGGATGCCGCTCTCAACGCTGAAATGTATTCTCAACGGACGCAGTAAAAATCCGGGCATAGTCAATATCCAAAAGATTGCCGAAGGATTTAACATGTCCATAAGGGAATTCTATGCCTGTGATTTGTTCAATAACCTGGATCAGGAGGATTGA
- a CDS encoding ABC transporter ATP-binding protein: MMDQRRIESLKRRYGNRVADAPRKKHGPGRMAAKGGGKPQNSKETVKRLLSYLEKDRMWMIVAFACVIVSTLTNLAGAYMLRPIINTYIVPLDGSRGDSAGLFRALLVMAAVYLLSVAANYTQSRIMLTIAQNALQRIREELFAKMQKLPLRFYDTNNNGDLMSRFTNDVDTIGNMLSSTLVQLFSGALSIMGTLLLMIYTNIYLTVITVVMIPLMMKAGGFVASRSQKYFSAQQSALGALNGYIEETIQGQKVVKVFCHEEVAEEEFGYLNGDLRDKQIKAQFFGGMMGPVMGNLSQVNYALTACIGGLLCVFKNFDVGGLTVFLNFSRQFSRPINEISMQISNVFSALAGAERVFAVMDTEPEPEDDADAVSLQPVKGEVVLDRVTFGYNPDKVILDDISLYAKPGQKIAFVGSTGAGKTTITNLINRFYDIQSGSITVDGVDVRHMKRNELRQNIAMVLQDTHLFTGTVMENIRYGRLDATDEEVIEAAKTASAHSFIMRLPKGYDTMLEGDGANLSQGQRQLLNIARASVSKAPILILDEATSSVDTRTEKHIEHGMDRLMKDRTTLVIAHRLSTVRNANAIMVLEHGKIIERGDHEDLIRQKGRYYQLYTGLSELE, translated from the coding sequence ATGATGGATCAGAGAAGAATTGAAAGCCTGAAACGGCGCTACGGAAACAGAGTGGCGGACGCTCCGAGGAAGAAGCACGGCCCCGGCCGCATGGCGGCAAAAGGCGGCGGGAAACCGCAGAACAGTAAAGAGACGGTAAAACGGCTTTTATCCTATCTGGAAAAAGACAGGATGTGGATGATAGTTGCATTTGCCTGCGTCATTGTGAGCACCCTGACCAATCTGGCGGGAGCCTATATGCTGCGCCCGATTATCAATACCTATATCGTGCCTCTGGACGGCAGCAGAGGAGACAGCGCAGGCCTGTTCCGGGCTCTGCTCGTGATGGCGGCCGTTTATCTGCTCAGCGTGGCGGCAAACTATACGCAGTCCCGCATTATGCTGACCATTGCCCAGAACGCGCTGCAGCGTATCAGGGAAGAACTGTTTGCAAAGATGCAGAAGCTGCCCCTGAGATTTTATGACACCAATAACAACGGCGATCTGATGAGCCGTTTTACTAACGATGTGGATACCATCGGCAATATGCTGAGCAGTACGCTCGTTCAGTTGTTTTCAGGAGCGCTCAGCATTATGGGAACTCTGCTCCTGATGATATACACGAATATATACCTGACTGTAATCACGGTGGTGATGATTCCGCTGATGATGAAAGCGGGAGGCTTTGTGGCATCCAGAAGCCAGAAGTACTTCTCGGCCCAGCAGTCGGCCCTCGGCGCCCTCAACGGTTACATTGAGGAGACAATCCAGGGACAGAAGGTAGTGAAGGTATTCTGCCATGAGGAGGTAGCGGAGGAGGAATTCGGCTATCTGAACGGCGATTTAAGGGATAAACAGATAAAAGCCCAGTTCTTCGGTGGAATGATGGGTCCGGTAATGGGAAACTTAAGCCAGGTCAATTACGCCCTGACGGCCTGCATCGGAGGTCTGCTCTGCGTTTTTAAAAATTTTGATGTGGGCGGCCTCACGGTTTTCCTGAATTTCTCAAGGCAGTTTTCAAGGCCGATCAACGAGATTTCAATGCAGATCAGCAACGTATTTTCCGCACTGGCCGGTGCAGAGCGTGTATTTGCCGTGATGGATACGGAGCCGGAGCCTGAGGACGATGCCGATGCGGTGTCTCTTCAGCCGGTGAAAGGCGAAGTGGTGCTTGACCGCGTAACCTTTGGATACAATCCGGATAAGGTGATTCTGGACGATATCAGCCTCTATGCAAAACCGGGGCAGAAAATCGCGTTTGTCGGTTCCACGGGAGCCGGTAAGACGACGATCACCAACCTGATTAACCGTTTTTATGACATCCAGTCGGGAAGCATTACGGTGGACGGAGTTGACGTCCGTCACATGAAACGCAACGAACTGAGGCAGAATATCGCAATGGTTCTTCAGGATACCCATCTGTTCACGGGCACAGTCATGGAGAACATCCGTTACGGCCGTCTGGACGCGACTGACGAGGAAGTAATCGAGGCTGCAAAGACGGCTTCCGCCCATTCATTTATCATGCGTCTGCCGAAAGGGTATGACACAATGCTGGAAGGGGACGGAGCCAATTTAAGCCAGGGCCAGAGGCAGCTTTTGAACATTGCCAGGGCCTCGGTTTCAAAGGCGCCGATACTGATTTTGGATGAAGCGACAAGTTCAGTAGATACCAGGACAGAAAAGCATATCGAGCACGGCATGGATCGGTTGATGAAGGACAGGACGACGCTTGTTATTGCGCACCGCCTCTCTACGGTCCGCAACGCCAACGCCATTATGGTGCTGGAGCATGGTAAGATAATAGAAAGAGGTGATCATGAAGACCTAATCCGCCAGAAAGGCCGCTACTATCAATTGTACACCGGACTAAGTGAGCTGGAATAA
- a CDS encoding diaminopimelate dehydrogenase — protein sequence MSIRIGILGYGNLGRGVECAIRQNPDMELKAVFTRRAPETVKILTEGVPVLMVEEAEKMKDQIDVMILCGGSATDLPEQTPHYSQWFNVVDSFDTHAKIPEHFDEVDKTAKKGGRIAVISAGWDPGMFSIARLYAMAALPDGENYTFWGKGVSQGHSDAIRRLEGVKDARQYTIPVESALQEVRSGTNPELTTRQKHTRECFVVAEEGADKAKIENEIKTMPNYFSDYDTTVHFISEEEMKRDHSRLPHGGFVLRGGKTGWNKENGHVIEYSLKLDSNPEFTSSIIVAYARAAYKMNAEGQSGCRTVFDIAPGYLVAESAAELRKKYL from the coding sequence ATGAGTATCAGAATCGGTATTTTAGGCTATGGAAATCTGGGAAGGGGGGTCGAGTGCGCAATCAGGCAGAATCCCGATATGGAATTAAAGGCTGTATTCACAAGACGCGCCCCCGAGACGGTAAAAATCCTTACGGAGGGTGTTCCGGTGCTTATGGTGGAAGAGGCGGAGAAGATGAAAGATCAGATCGACGTCATGATTCTCTGCGGAGGCAGCGCAACCGATCTTCCGGAGCAGACGCCTCATTATTCGCAGTGGTTCAACGTGGTGGACAGCTTTGACACACATGCAAAGATTCCGGAGCATTTTGATGAGGTGGACAAGACTGCAAAGAAGGGGGGCAGGATTGCCGTTATCTCGGCCGGCTGGGATCCCGGCATGTTCTCCATTGCCCGCTTATATGCCATGGCGGCCCTTCCGGACGGGGAGAATTATACATTTTGGGGCAAGGGCGTAAGCCAGGGCCACTCAGACGCTATCAGAAGGCTTGAGGGCGTGAAGGATGCCAGGCAGTATACGATTCCGGTAGAGAGCGCGCTTCAGGAAGTAAGAAGCGGAACGAATCCGGAACTGACTACGAGACAGAAACATACGAGAGAGTGTTTCGTCGTAGCGGAAGAAGGAGCGGACAAGGCAAAAATTGAGAATGAAATAAAGACTATGCCGAACTACTTCTCTGATTATGATACAACCGTTCATTTCATATCGGAAGAGGAGATGAAAAGAGATCACAGCCGTCTTCCTCACGGAGGTTTCGTATTAAGGGGAGGAAAGACAGGCTGGAATAAAGAGAACGGCCATGTGATTGAGTACAGCCTGAAACTGGATTCCAACCCCGAATTCACATCCTCAATCATTGTAGCCTATGCCAGGGCGGCCTATAAGATGAATGCGGAAGGGCAGAGCGGATGCAGGACCGTATTCGACATTGCGCCAGGCTATCTCGTTGCAGAGAGCGCAGCGGAGCTGAGAAAGAAATACTTATAA
- a CDS encoding MarR family transcriptional regulator, with product MNCDFHDNMETRNHELVEKYFMANKLHRMYLERELNKSGVYRSQHQILMFISRCPNASQKEIANRQHVSTATIAVSLKKMEKGGYISRVADKDDNRFNQICITPKGQAVVEGSEKIFKKVENALFAGFTDEELDQFEGFLDKVRLNLEYLFQESDTKTE from the coding sequence ATGAACTGTGACTTTCATGACAATATGGAAACCCGTAATCACGAACTGGTAGAAAAATATTTTATGGCAAATAAACTGCACAGGATGTATCTCGAGCGGGAACTGAATAAATCGGGAGTATACCGGAGCCAGCATCAGATCCTGATGTTCATTTCCAGATGCCCAAACGCATCACAGAAGGAAATCGCTAACAGGCAGCATGTTTCTACCGCGACCATAGCCGTCTCCCTAAAAAAGATGGAAAAAGGCGGATATATCAGCCGCGTGGCTGATAAAGACGACAACCGTTTTAACCAGATCTGCATTACGCCCAAGGGGCAGGCGGTTGTGGAAGGCAGTGAGAAAATATTTAAAAAGGTGGAAAACGCCCTTTTTGCCGGATTTACCGACGAAGAACTGGATCAGTTTGAGGGGTTCCTTGATAAAGTACGTCTCAATCTGGAATATCTTTTCCAGGAAAGTGATACAAAGACAGAATAG
- a CDS encoding AbiH family protein has product MPGKLLLTCTQCGRPFFNEGEKAYYDKHHLYPPKRCKDCRKIKKERSDRLKKEAEDRAGQERKEKESARILSSMPYQKYSLAELPLDHSRRTLYIIGNGFDLMHGVPSRYTEFRDYLGKHSELRKQLEDWNLKEDLWSDLEDSLAHMDDERMMGTVPDMMDIMGVPEEDDDDFLAADFFAAAEWAVYPLQVIEAELPKRFRKWIESLRPVSTAKPLVSVINNNGYYINFNYTEFLESVYGVPSENVLYIHGDRRKKKQELILGHASGAEEDPEYHKKEWKPRFHNQTSYDMHMTAGRHVAEYYDITTKRSDMIIENNRERFEALSDIKVIVVIGHSLSYVDYPYFKEIKQKTGRAVWNLGWHNPSDLKRIRAFVNVIGIGKEQIVLFRT; this is encoded by the coding sequence ATGCCGGGAAAATTACTTCTAACATGTACTCAGTGCGGCAGGCCTTTCTTTAATGAAGGGGAAAAAGCATATTACGATAAACATCATTTATATCCCCCTAAACGTTGTAAAGACTGCCGCAAAATAAAAAAAGAAAGATCCGACAGACTAAAAAAAGAAGCGGAAGATAGAGCTGGGCAGGAAAGAAAAGAGAAAGAAAGTGCCCGTATCTTATCTTCTATGCCGTATCAAAAATATAGCTTGGCAGAGCTGCCTCTGGATCATTCTAGGCGTACGCTTTACATTATAGGAAATGGCTTCGACTTAATGCATGGTGTCCCGTCAAGATATACGGAGTTTCGGGACTATCTTGGAAAACATTCTGAGCTTAGAAAACAATTGGAGGATTGGAACCTGAAAGAGGATTTGTGGTCCGACCTTGAAGATAGTCTGGCTCATATGGACGATGAACGAATGATGGGAACGGTTCCGGATATGATGGATATTATGGGGGTTCCTGAAGAGGACGACGATGATTTCTTGGCGGCCGATTTCTTTGCTGCGGCGGAATGGGCCGTTTATCCTTTGCAGGTTATTGAGGCGGAACTTCCAAAACGGTTTCGCAAGTGGATTGAAAGTCTCAGACCCGTGAGTACGGCAAAGCCGCTGGTATCGGTCATTAATAACAACGGATATTATATTAACTTTAATTATACAGAATTTCTTGAGTCGGTTTACGGTGTTCCGTCGGAAAATGTTTTGTATATCCACGGCGACAGGAGAAAGAAAAAACAGGAATTAATTCTCGGCCATGCGTCGGGAGCGGAAGAGGATCCGGAGTATCATAAAAAGGAGTGGAAGCCGCGGTTTCATAACCAAACTTCCTATGATATGCATATGACGGCCGGACGGCATGTGGCGGAGTATTATGATATTACGACGAAGCGTTCAGATATGATAATTGAAAATAACAGGGAACGTTTTGAAGCGCTGAGTGATATAAAAGTCATTGTGGTAATCGGACATTCCCTTTCATATGTGGATTATCCATACTTTAAAGAAATTAAGCAGAAAACAGGCAGGGCGGTATGGAATCTGGGCTGGCATAATCCCTCTGATTTAAAAAGGATCCGGGCATTTGTAAATGTGATAGGAATTGGGAAAGAACAAATCGTGCTGTTCAGGACGTAA
- a CDS encoding serine hydrolase: protein MNRWKNIKAALCLGLAMSMAIVSTVSADVSTPAAGPGAGQQTVQSQTGSSSPSRLPALSGTVTTSQGNQASGAGTSQGQTNGAAEKPVVASQGAVLYDVNNNRFLFEQNADTRYYPASITKLMTALLVLENTNLNDTVTFSESAVSNLESGAVTLKIKAGDKFSVKDCLYALLLKSANEVANGLAEHVSGSVSGFADLMNQKAASLGCTNTHFVNPNGLNSTEHYTTARDMALIAKAAFENPTLSQIASTISYDFPATASVPTVRKLTIGHKMISSANAEYYQGIVGGKTGYTSLAGNTLVTCAERDGRRLIAVVLKSKQTHYTDTRALLDYGFAYLTEEQNQTGSPAGGQQTGPGGGPSSSPSAGPGVSSKDVNKWEQNGDVWKFVKSDGTYAKNESMMINNEIYHFNNDSQMVRGWNQIDGVWYFFRNSGGLAKTRWVETNGMWYYVDDNGSLFTGGTTPDGFKVDENGVWSK from the coding sequence ATGAACAGATGGAAAAACATAAAAGCAGCCCTTTGTCTTGGACTGGCCATGTCGATGGCCATCGTCTCCACCGTATCAGCAGATGTTTCCACACCTGCCGCCGGACCGGGAGCGGGCCAGCAGACGGTGCAGAGCCAGACCGGTTCATCCAGTCCCTCGCGTCTTCCGGCGCTTTCCGGCACCGTTACGACCTCCCAGGGGAACCAGGCATCCGGTGCGGGTACATCGCAGGGACAGACAAACGGAGCGGCCGAGAAACCGGTGGTGGCTTCCCAGGGAGCCGTCCTTTATGATGTTAACAACAACCGTTTTCTGTTCGAACAGAATGCGGATACAAGATATTATCCAGCCAGCATAACAAAGCTGATGACGGCGCTGCTGGTACTGGAAAACACCAATCTAAACGACACGGTAACTTTTTCAGAGAGCGCGGTATCGAACCTGGAATCGGGGGCGGTGACTTTGAAAATTAAGGCAGGGGACAAGTTTTCCGTGAAAGACTGTCTGTACGCCCTGCTGCTTAAATCAGCCAATGAGGTGGCAAACGGCCTGGCCGAACACGTATCCGGCAGCGTCAGCGGCTTTGCCGATCTGATGAACCAGAAAGCGGCTTCCCTGGGATGCACGAATACCCATTTTGTCAACCCGAACGGCCTCAATAGTACGGAGCATTATACAACGGCCCGGGATATGGCCCTGATTGCCAAAGCGGCATTCGAAAACCCGACACTCTCGCAGATTGCTTCCACGATAAGCTATGATTTCCCTGCAACGGCCAGTGTCCCGACCGTCAGAAAGCTGACGATAGGCCACAAGATGATAAGTTCCGCCAATGCGGAGTACTATCAGGGCATCGTGGGCGGAAAGACGGGATATACATCCCTGGCGGGCAATACGCTCGTCACCTGTGCGGAGCGGGACGGCAGACGGCTGATTGCCGTTGTGTTGAAGAGCAAGCAGACGCATTATACGGATACCAGGGCGCTTCTCGATTACGGATTCGCCTATCTGACGGAAGAGCAGAACCAGACAGGCAGCCCGGCCGGTGGCCAGCAGACAGGCCCGGGAGGCGGACCGTCCTCCTCACCCTCGGCAGGCCCGGGAGTCTCCTCCAAGGATGTCAATAAGTGGGAGCAGAACGGCGATGTATGGAAGTTTGTAAAGTCCGACGGAACGTATGCAAAGAATGAGTCCATGATGATCAATAATGAAATCTACCATTTCAACAATGACAGCCAGATGGTCAGAGGCTGGAACCAGATCGACGGCGTATGGTATTTCTTCAGAAACAGCGGCGGCCTGGCGAAGACCAGATGGGTGGAGACCAACGGAATGTGGTATTATGTAGATGATAACGGCTCCCTGTTTACGGGAGGGACGACACCGGATGGGTTTAAGGTGGATGAGAATGGAGTTTGGAGCAAGTAA